The DNA sequence TCGAGCGCGGCGGATTCGACCATTTCATGCTCAAGGAAATCTTCGAGCAACCCGAGAGCATCGAGAACACGATGCGCGGGCACCTCCTCGAGGAAACCGGCAACGTCCGTGTCTTCGGCCTCAAGCTCTCCGACACCGACGCGATGAAGGTCAAGCGGATCATCATCACCGCCTGCGGCACCTCATGGCATTCGGGGTTGATCGGCAAGCACATGCTCGAAGAGCTGGCCCGGATCCCCACCGAAGTCGAATACGCCTCGGAATTCCGCTACCGCAATCCCGTCGTCGATTCCGACACGCTGGTCATCGCGATTTCGCAGTCGGGCGAGACGGCGGATACGCTGGCCGCGATGATGGAGGCCAAGCAGCGCGGGGCCCGTGTCCTCGGCCTGGTGAACGTGGTCGGTTCGACGATCTCGCGCGAAGTTGACGGCGGCCTCTATCTGCGATGTGGTCCGGAAATCGGCGTCGCAAGCACCAAGGCGTTCACCTCGCAGGTCGCGGCTCTGGCGCTCGTGACGTTGCGATTCGCGCGGCTGCGGACGATGTCGCTCCTCGAAGGACGGCGCTACATCGAGGCACTGCAGCAGTTGCCGGGGAAGGTCCGCCAGATTCTCGACCGCGCCGAAGAGGTCGAGGCGCTCGCGTCGCGGTTCGACGGAATGACCAACGCCCTCTATCTCGGACGCGGTGTCAACTTCCCGGTGGCACTGGAGGGGGCGCTCAAGCTGAAGGAGATCTCATACATCCACGCCGAGGGATACCCTGCGGCGGAGATGAAGCACGGGCCGATCGCGTTGATCGACGAGAACATGCCGGTCGTCGTCGTCGCCCCGCGCGACGCCGTGCACAGCAAGATCGTGTCGAATGTGCAGGAGGTACGGGCGAGGGGAGGAAAGGTGATCGCGATCGTCAATGAAAACGACGAGGAGATCGCGCGGCTCGCCGAAGCGACATTCATTGTGCCCGAGACGCTGGACCTGCTGACGCCGGTGCTGACGATCATTCCGCTGCAGCTGTTGTCGTACTACGTCGCCGTCAACCGTGGCTGCAACGTGGATCAGCCGAGAAACCTGGCCAAGTCGGTAACCGTCGAATAACAGCGATCACTCCGGGCGCGGTCACTGGGTGCCGCGCACGGCGTAGATCACCAGGTACCCGAACCCCAATCCGACCGGAAGCATCAGGAACCAGAGGTTCTCCTCTGGCCTCCCGACGCGTGGGTTGTCCACCCGCGACAACGGATATGACGTCCGGCACGAATCACAGGCCGGATTGCGAAGCCACGGGATTCCGCTGACCGAATCCGCAGTGAACCGGACGGAATGCAGCCGCACCTTCTCGCCGACGAAATCGAATTGCAGGACGTCGCGTTCCTTGAGCACCGGCTGCCTGGCCGGTTCAACCGGCTGCCAGTGGGCGCATCCGGCAACGGTGAGTGCAGCCACCAGCATGGCGACGGCGAACAAGACGCGGCGCATCGCCGAATCTACCACACCGACCATCGGCGACCGGGAGGGCGGTCACCACCGCCGCCTGATCCCCAGCACTACCCCGCGCCGCCACGCGGTCAGCGACTGAAATCCCTCAGGAAGCTCCGCCGTGCGGAAGATCGATGGCGACCTGGTCACTTCGCCGCGGATCACGGCATCCCAGCGGCCGCCGAGCGGAAGACTCGCTTCGAGCGCGCCCCGCAGCGTACTCCGCCACCGCGGCGAATCATCCGACAGGTCGAATGACCAGCGGTCGGCGCCGGCGCCGAGGGCGACTTCGAGCGACGGCCGGGGGGCGCGGCCGACGATTCGGGTGGCGACCTCGAAGCCGGCGCCCCATGCACTCAGCACCCCGGGTGTGGTAACAACTGCCGCCGCGCTCGCTTCGGAGAGATCGGCGCCGGCGTGGCGCCCCTCGAGTCCCACTCGCCACCGACCGATCGTGCGCCCGATCGCGACGGTAACCACGGCGAGGCGGTCGGCGCGGATTTCAGGGTGATCGGGATCGAGCGCGTCCCGTGCGTCCCCGCGCGAAGTGATGGAGCCACCGAGGAGGGTGGCGCTCCACTGGGCGCAAAGCGGAGTGTGGCCGGGGAGGGCGAGAAGGAGGATGAGGAGAAGCGCGCGACGCATCGGACCGTCCGGATGAAGTGGTGCACACGATCGCACCACCGCGTCAACGGTCGATCAACGCGAACGCTACGGCTTCGGTTTCTGCATGTACTTCCAGTTCCGCTGCTTCCCTTCGCTGATCCATTCCATCGCGGTGGCAAGGCGCCTGGTCCGCGTCGCGTCGGTCTTCGCCTCGGTGATCCACTCGATGTACTCGCGCCGGTGACTTGGCGCGAACGCTTCCCACGACGACAAGGCCTTCCGGTTCCGCTTCAGCGCTCCCTGGAAATCAGCCGGCGTCCTGGGAACTGGCTTGGGCGCACGCTTTGGCTTGGCGACCTTGATCCGCTCGCGATTGAGCCGCGCCGCCTGCCGCACATATCCCACCAGCGTGTTCATCCGCGGGAGGTCGGCCATCGTCGTGATCTTGCCGAATTGACCCATCGCCTCGTCAGCGCGCTGGCCCGACGGCGTCACCACCAGTGCACTCTTCCAGAACCCCAGCGCCGCATGGGCCTTGAACGCAGCCATGCCGCAGAGAATGCCGTGGAAGTTGAACGACGGCATCCCCCATTTGATCGTCTCTTCGACGTCGGGGCAGCCGCGGTGCACCGCGGCACGGATCCGGGTGAGGATCGGCTGGGCGAATTCGGGAGCGTTGTCGATGTACTTGTCGACGCGCGGGTCGCGGGTTCCCATGATCGATCCTCTCCGGACGAGGGTCAAAGCTACGACGCGGCGCAAGGCCGTCGATCTGATTCCATTACCTTCTCCGCGTGCGCTGCCTGATCCAGCGGGTCACGGAAGCATCGGTCACGATCGACGGAGAAGTATCGGCCGCGATCGGTGCCGGATTGCTGGTCCTCGTCGGGATCGCTCCCACCGACACACC is a window from the Gemmatimonadales bacterium genome containing:
- a CDS encoding YdeI/OmpD-associated family protein; translated protein: MGTRDPRVDKYIDNAPEFAQPILTRIRAAVHRGCPDVEETIKWGMPSFNFHGILCGMAAFKAHAALGFWKSALVVTPSGQRADEAMGQFGKITTMADLPRMNTLVGYVRQAARLNRERIKVAKPKRAPKPVPRTPADFQGALKRNRKALSSWEAFAPSHRREYIEWITEAKTDATRTRRLATAMEWISEGKQRNWKYMQKPKP
- the glmS gene encoding glutamine--fructose-6-phosphate transaminase (isomerizing) → MCGIVGYVGPKQATRILMEGLRRMEYRGYDSAGIAVLNGHGLEIHKAAGKLSVLADELCGKEPVGTLGIGHTRWATHGGPTTPNAHPHTDQSGRVALIHNGIIENATAIKRALVDRGHTFHSETDTEVLAHLIGELYEGSLEEAVAAALRDVNGAYGIVVISADEPGTLVTARNGSPIVLGIGEGENLVASDQSALLDHTRSVVYLDNGELAVLTKDDFRVRTLTTRHVDKPINQIEWDLATIERGGFDHFMLKEIFEQPESIENTMRGHLLEETGNVRVFGLKLSDTDAMKVKRIIITACGTSWHSGLIGKHMLEELARIPTEVEYASEFRYRNPVVDSDTLVIAISQSGETADTLAAMMEAKQRGARVLGLVNVVGSTISREVDGGLYLRCGPEIGVASTKAFTSQVAALALVTLRFARLRTMSLLEGRRYIEALQQLPGKVRQILDRAEEVEALASRFDGMTNALYLGRGVNFPVALEGALKLKEISYIHAEGYPAAEMKHGPIALIDENMPVVVVAPRDAVHSKIVSNVQEVRARGGKVIAIVNENDEEIARLAEATFIVPETLDLLTPVLTIIPLQLLSYYVAVNRGCNVDQPRNLAKSVTVE